A window of the Apostichopus japonicus isolate 1M-3 chromosome 8, ASM3797524v1, whole genome shotgun sequence genome harbors these coding sequences:
- the LOC139971058 gene encoding adenosine receptor A2b-like produces the protein MLNSTTAVVFSATAFSNESEFIQLALAMKIWGTCLYLVLYICIWLAILALNVLVILAFIQEPRLGRCPANYFLLSLAIADLLTGLVALPLNLTVRLILSNATCYSTTRRYFFLPVIVFGGCSLLHLLMIALDRFMAIVKPLSYPVIVTRKRVRSLLIIVWIFCIGNFCSQIVLSVFFTNNKRAYNICANNNYSKTQDSFYLYLGFSVITYFGLMSLCYIRIYYVAQNLGRKRATSNPTTRVERAQESRIRLRALRSTATTAIVVGVCGICWIPTSLKLFLEVYGNFNSLFALGVFSEMVLFANSMVNPIIYGWRYPEFSHAYGKVVRGMYLHVLAIKATKTDR, from the exons ATGTTAAATTCAACTACTGCAGTCGTATTCAGCGCTACAGCGTTTTCAAACGAATCGGAGTTCATCCAGTTAGCGCTTGCTATGAAAATATGGGGAACGTGTTTATACTTGGTACTGTATATTTGCATATGGCTTGCGATATTGGCCTTAAATGTGCTGGTCATTTTAGCATTCATTCAGGAACCCAGATTGGGAAGATGTCCTGCAAACTATTTCTTACTGAGTTTAGCAATCGCCGATCTCCTGACTGGATTGGTAGCCTTACCCTTGAATTTAACAGTTCGCCTTATCTTGAGTAACGCTACCTGTTACAGTACAACCAGGAGGTATTTCTTTCTACCAGTCATTGTCTTTGGAGGTTGTTCATTACTTCATCTTCTCATGATAGCTCTTGATAG GTTCATGGCAATTGTTAAACCGCTATCATATCCCGTAATTGTCACAAGGAAGCGAGTACGGTCGTTACTAATTATCGTCTGGATCTTTTGCATTGGAAACTTTTGCTCTCAAATTGTACTCAGTGTCTTCTTTACGAATAATAAAAGAGCATACAACATTTGTGCCAACAATAATTACAGCAAAACGCAGGATTCCTTTTATCTGTATTTGGGCTTTTCTGTTATAACCTACTTTGGTTTAATGAGCCTCTGTTATATTCGAATATATTACGTCGCTCAGAATCTTGGTCGAAAACGAGCTACTAGTAACCCAACGACGAGGGTCGAAAGGGCGCAAGAAAGTAGAATTCGTCTGAGAGCGTTAAGGAGTACGGCCACCACGGCGATCGTAGTAGGGGTCTGTGGTATTTGCTGGATACCAACAAGTTTGAAGCTATTTTTAGAAGTTTACGGAAACTTTAATTCCCTCTTTGCACTCGGAGTATTCAGCGAAATGGTCTTATTTGCGAATTCAATGGTTAATCCAATCATATATGGTTGGCGGTACCCAGAATTTAGTCATGCATACGGAAAGGTTGTAAGAGGGATGTACTTGCATGTATTAGctataaaagcaacaaaaactgATCGATGA